A stretch of Lathyrus oleraceus cultivar Zhongwan6 chromosome 6, CAAS_Psat_ZW6_1.0, whole genome shotgun sequence DNA encodes these proteins:
- the LOC127093446 gene encoding GDSL esterase/lipase EXL2 isoform X4 produces MNSLSHSTSPLHKFLPLLLFRFIIILVVVSFKTKAVVKLPPNVSIPAVLVFGDSIMDTGNNNNNLRTTARCNFPPYGKDFEGGIPTGRFSNGKVPSDLIVEELGIKELLPAYLDPNLQHDDLPTGVNFASGGAGFDPLTSQTAEIYELGARRIGVFNVPPIGCLPFQRTAAGGIERNIVVEYNEAVELYNNKLSKELASFNQNYPNSRVVYIDVYNPLLDIILNSKKYGYEVEDRGCCGTGIIEVVFLCNRFASTCPNDMEFVFWDSFHPTQSVYKRLIYPMLQNCVKNFT; encoded by the exons ATGAATTCTCTTTCTCATTCTACTTCTCCTCTTCATAAGTTTCTTCCTTTGTTACTTTTCCGTTTCATAATAATATTAGTTGTTGTTTCATTTAAAACAAAAGCTGTGGTGAAACTTCCACCAAATGTTTCAATTCCAGCAGTGTTGGTGTTTGGAGATTCGATTATGGATACAGgaaacaataataacaatttgagAACAACTGCTCGTTGCAATTTTCCACCTTATGGAAAAGATTTTGAGGGAGGGATTCCAACCGGCAGATTTAGCAATGGAAAAGTTCCATCTGACCTCATAG TTGAAGAATTAGGCATTAAAGAGCTTCTACCAGCCTACTTGGATCCAAATCTCCAACATGATGATTTGCCTACTGGTGTTAACTTTGCTTCAGGTGGTGCTGGATTTGATCCTTTAACATCTCAAACTGCG GAAATATATGAACTAGGTGCAAGGAGGATTGGAGTATTCAATGTACCACCAATTGGGTGTTTACCATTTCAGAGAACAGCAGCTGGAGGAATAGAAAGAAATATTGTAGTGGAATACAATGAAGCAGTAGAATTATACAACAACAAATTGTCAAAGGAGTTAGCTTCTTTTAATCAGAACTATCCAAATAGTAGGGTTGTTTACATTGATGTCTATAACCCTCTACTTGACATCATATTAAACTCCAAAAAATATG GATATGAAGTGGAAGATAGAGGATGTTGTGGCACAGGCATAATAGAGGTTGTATTCCTATGCAATCGTTTTGCTTCAACTTGTCCCAATGATATGGAGTTTGTATTTTGGGATAGTTTTCATCCAACTCAAAGTGTTTACAAACGCCTCATATATCCTATGCTTCAAAATTGTGTCAAAAATTTTACGTGA
- the LOC127093446 gene encoding GDSL esterase/lipase EXL2 isoform X1: MNSLSHSTSPLHKFLPLLLFRFIIILVVVSFKTKAVVKLPPNVSIPAVLVFGDSIMDTGNNNNNLRTTARCNFPPYGKDFEGGIPTGRFSNGKVPSDLIVEELGIKELLPAYLDPNLQHDDLPTGVNFASGGAGFDPLTSQTASAISLSSQLDLFKEYITKLRLLVGEDRTNFILSNSLFLVAFGSNDISNTYFLSRIRQVQYDFSDYADLMVNSASNFLKEIYELGARRIGVFNVPPIGCLPFQRTAAGGIERNIVVEYNEAVELYNNKLSKELASFNQNYPNSRVVYIDVYNPLLDIILNSKKYGYEVEDRGCCGTGIIEVVFLCNRFASTCPNDMEFVFWDSFHPTQSVYKRLIYPMLQNCVKNFT; encoded by the exons ATGAATTCTCTTTCTCATTCTACTTCTCCTCTTCATAAGTTTCTTCCTTTGTTACTTTTCCGTTTCATAATAATATTAGTTGTTGTTTCATTTAAAACAAAAGCTGTGGTGAAACTTCCACCAAATGTTTCAATTCCAGCAGTGTTGGTGTTTGGAGATTCGATTATGGATACAGgaaacaataataacaatttgagAACAACTGCTCGTTGCAATTTTCCACCTTATGGAAAAGATTTTGAGGGAGGGATTCCAACCGGCAGATTTAGCAATGGAAAAGTTCCATCTGACCTCATAG TTGAAGAATTAGGCATTAAAGAGCTTCTACCAGCCTACTTGGATCCAAATCTCCAACATGATGATTTGCCTACTGGTGTTAACTTTGCTTCAGGTGGTGCTGGATTTGATCCTTTAACATCTCAAACTGCG TCAGCAATATCTTTATCTAGTCAACTAGACTTATTCAAAGAATACATAACAAAATTAAGACTACTTGTTGGAGAGGACAGAACAAACTTCATCTTGTCAAACAGTCTTTTCCTTGTGGCATTTGGTAGTAATGACATTTCCAACACATATTTTTTATCTCGTATTAGACAAGTTCAATATGATTTTTCAGACTATGCTGATCTTATGGTTAACTCAGCTTCTAATTTCTTAAAG GAAATATATGAACTAGGTGCAAGGAGGATTGGAGTATTCAATGTACCACCAATTGGGTGTTTACCATTTCAGAGAACAGCAGCTGGAGGAATAGAAAGAAATATTGTAGTGGAATACAATGAAGCAGTAGAATTATACAACAACAAATTGTCAAAGGAGTTAGCTTCTTTTAATCAGAACTATCCAAATAGTAGGGTTGTTTACATTGATGTCTATAACCCTCTACTTGACATCATATTAAACTCCAAAAAATATG GATATGAAGTGGAAGATAGAGGATGTTGTGGCACAGGCATAATAGAGGTTGTATTCCTATGCAATCGTTTTGCTTCAACTTGTCCCAATGATATGGAGTTTGTATTTTGGGATAGTTTTCATCCAACTCAAAGTGTTTACAAACGCCTCATATATCCTATGCTTCAAAATTGTGTCAAAAATTTTACGTGA